Sequence from the Bacteroidales bacterium genome:
ACGATCCTTTTGTTATTGATTTACCTTGGCTTTTTAGAAAAATACTGGTTAATTTAATTATCGTTCCTTTCCGTGCGCCCAAATCGACTAAGCTTTATCAGCAATTATGGGAAAAAGAAGGTTCTCCCTTACTGACTAATAGCGTTAAATTAAAAGAAAAGCTATCAGCAAAAATGGGTAATGAATATGATGTTTTTGTAGCTATGCGCTACGGAAATCCATCTATTGATAAAGCTTTAGAGGAAATTTCAAAAGCTAATTTTACTAAACTTATAGTGCTTCCTTTATTTCCGCATTATGCTGCTTCAACAACACAAACGGCTATTGAAGCCGTTAAAAGCAGAGCTAAAAAATTTCCTCAAATTCCCGAAATTCAGTTTATAGAACAGTTTTACAATCATCCTGATTTTTTAAAAGCTTGGAAAGCAAGAGCTGCTAAATATAAGTTTGAAGATTTTGATCATGTCGTTTTTTCTTATCACGGTTTGCCCTTATCGCATATTCAAAAATCTCATCCCGAACAGCCTATCTCTAGCTGTACTTGCGATATTGAAATGCCGACTTACGGTAAAAAGTGTTATAAAGCCACTGTTTATGATACTACCCGATTACTAATAAAGGAATTTGGTTTAAAGAAAGATCAATATTCTGTAAGTTTTCAATCGCGCTTGAATAAAAATTGGTTAAGCCCTTTTACAGATAAACTTTTATTAGAATTAGCTAAACAAGGGAAGAAGAAAGTGCTTTTATTTGCTCCTGCTTTTGTTGCAGATTGTTTGGAAACGAAAGTAGAATTAGGAATTGAATATACTCAACTATTTCGAGAAGCCGGTGGAGAAAAGTTGGAACTTGTTGAAAGTCTGAATGACACTGATGCTTGGGTTGATGCTTTGGATTCTATTATAAAAGATTGAAAGCAGCTTAAATAATTAAACCCTGCCAAATAAAATTTGGCAGGGTTTGTATTTTAATAAATATTATTTCCTAGAAAAGATAATTCAAGCCAATATACATTCCGGAGCTGCCATCTCTATCATCAGCAGCCATACCGTAATCTACACTGATAATAAAGTTTTGGTTCATCACAATTTTTAAACCGGCACCATATCCTATATGTAATGCTTCCGATCCAATATCAAAATAATCAGCAGTTGCAATTCCTGTTGGAACTGTCACCGGTATTAAATCAATTGCTTTACCTACATCAAAGAATCCGTTAATTCCAATATAAAAATTCTGGTTCATCATTTTAAATTTAACAGCTTTAAAACGAGCCTCAAAATTTCCGTAAGCAATACCATCACCAACAACACGATTACGCAGTACACCACGGATACTTTTGCTACCACCTAAGCCTTCGGAGAAAGCAGAACGATTAGCAGCAATAATCATCATATTCTCAGTGTACCAAGGGGCTTCCCCTGCAATATTATCTTGATAACCTATACGATAAGCAAAGGTTAAACGGTTTTTTATTACTGTGAAATACTGACGATGTGTAATATAAAACTTCACAAATCCCTCATCTGCACTACCTAAAAAGCCGGGAGCATAAAAGAAACCTGCTTCTGTCCATATTCCTCTATTAGGGTTGGATCGGTTATCACGAGAATCGTAAGTTAATCCCGCTTTTAAGCTTACCATTGAACCACCTTCGGCATCAGCAGTTGGGATTAATCCCCAAGCCATATAGTTTTCATATAAGCCGGGAGTGGTATTTAAATCTGGTAGATAATCTGGGTCGGATGGATCTACACCATCATTATATTTATCTATATCTACTGAACCGATATCAAAATTATAATAGCCTATTCCAGCAGACCATTGCAGTTTACCAAGGCCTAAACCGCCAACAAAATCGGCAGTAGTACGGAATAAATTACGCTTATGTTTATAAATCATCCGGCTTAAATAAGCAGGATCATCTTGATCTTCCCATTCTGCATTATAGACAGATTCATAACCATTAAAGCCATAAAATGCAGCTAAATCATCGGGCAAATAGCCTAAGTCGAAATTTATTCTAACGCCTTTTATTAACTGATCGCCTTCGTAGGCAAAGCGGAAAATACTTCCTCCTTTTGTAAATTTAGAAGCCTCTATATAAAACATATGATTGTATTCCGGATAGCGGCTGCCATCGCCATAATTGTAGATGCTAGATAAAGCACCGTATTGAAAACCCATATCGCTATCGAAAGAAACCACAGGCAGTGCGCCTACGTTCCATCCGGTTTTAATTTCTTCGGCTTTCTTATTTTCAGATTTTTCTTTTACTTCTTCCTGTGCTAAAGCATTTGTTGAAAATGCTATAAAAAGCATCAAGATAAACAAGTTATAAACTTTTTTCATGTTTTAGAATTTAAATTTATTTTAGTTTCTGATTGTTTTTATGTCGCTCGCTATCGCGATTTGTTTTCTTCTCAATATTCTTTTTAAAAGCTGTTGTTAAATCTATTCCCGTTTGATTTGCCATACATATCAAAACAAATAATACATCAGCCATTTCATCGGCAAGATTTACTTCTTTGTCGCTTTCTTTAAAAGATTGTTCTCCGTAAGTTCGACTAATAATACGTGCCATTTCTCCAACTTCTTCACTTAAAATGACCATATTGGTAAGCTCATTAAAGTAACGAACGCCGTTTCTTTTAATCCATTGATCTACTGCATCTTGAGCTTCTTTAATATGCATTATTATTAAATTAACTTTTAACGAAA
This genomic interval carries:
- the hemH gene encoding ferrochelatase; amino-acid sequence: DPFVIDLPWLFRKILVNLIIVPFRAPKSTKLYQQLWEKEGSPLLTNSVKLKEKLSAKMGNEYDVFVAMRYGNPSIDKALEEISKANFTKLIVLPLFPHYAASTTQTAIEAVKSRAKKFPQIPEIQFIEQFYNHPDFLKAWKARAAKYKFEDFDHVVFSYHGLPLSHIQKSHPEQPISSCTCDIEMPTYGKKCYKATVYDTTRLLIKEFGLKKDQYSVSFQSRLNKNWLSPFTDKLLLELAKQGKKKVLLFAPAFVADCLETKVELGIEYTQLFREAGGEKLELVESLNDTDAWVDALDSIIKD
- a CDS encoding BamA/TamA family outer membrane protein, whose translation is MKKVYNLFILMLFIAFSTNALAQEEVKEKSENKKAEEIKTGWNVGALPVVSFDSDMGFQYGALSSIYNYGDGSRYPEYNHMFYIEASKFTKGGSIFRFAYEGDQLIKGVRINFDLGYLPDDLAAFYGFNGYESVYNAEWEDQDDPAYLSRMIYKHKRNLFRTTADFVGGLGLGKLQWSAGIGYYNFDIGSVDIDKYNDGVDPSDPDYLPDLNTTPGLYENYMAWGLIPTADAEGGSMVSLKAGLTYDSRDNRSNPNRGIWTEAGFFYAPGFLGSADEGFVKFYITHRQYFTVIKNRLTFAYRIGYQDNIAGEAPWYTENMMIIAANRSAFSEGLGGSKSIRGVLRNRVVGDGIAYGNFEARFKAVKFKMMNQNFYIGINGFFDVGKAIDLIPVTVPTGIATADYFDIGSEALHIGYGAGLKIVMNQNFIISVDYGMAADDRDGSSGMYIGLNYLF
- a CDS encoding nucleotide pyrophosphohydrolase, producing the protein MHIKEAQDAVDQWIKRNGVRYFNELTNMVILSEEVGEMARIISRTYGEQSFKESDKEVNLADEMADVLFVLICMANQTGIDLTTAFKKNIEKKTNRDSERHKNNQKLK